In Dyadobacter sp. NIV53, a single window of DNA contains:
- a CDS encoding family 16 glycosylhydrolase produces MLLIVKKLLLLLLVLVSSDPVKAQWKLVWADEFNVNGKPDPKNWKAEQGFVRNHEYQWFQDDNAYCKDGKLIIEAKREKVKNPGFVANSTNWKENRAYSEYTSSSIITAGKQSWQYGRFEIKAKIDIRSGMWPAFWTLGKHGEWPENGEIDIMEYYRGTILANAVWGSMEKWKGIWNTKKKPVAEFNDPGWSDKYHIWRMDWDEKSIKLYVDDSLMNSIDLEKTYNAKGPKTNPFRQPHYILLTLAIGGDNGGDPSQTTFPAKFEVDYVRVYQK; encoded by the coding sequence ATGCTTTTAATCGTAAAAAAATTATTACTACTTCTACTCGTATTGGTCTCTTCAGATCCTGTTAAAGCACAATGGAAATTGGTGTGGGCAGATGAATTCAATGTAAACGGCAAACCTGATCCTAAAAATTGGAAAGCTGAACAGGGTTTTGTACGTAATCATGAATATCAGTGGTTTCAGGATGACAATGCATATTGTAAAGATGGAAAGCTGATTATTGAAGCAAAACGGGAAAAAGTAAAGAATCCCGGATTTGTTGCTAACAGCACAAACTGGAAAGAAAACCGGGCATATTCCGAATATACTTCGTCCAGTATAATTACTGCCGGGAAGCAAAGCTGGCAATATGGGCGCTTTGAAATAAAGGCAAAAATAGACATTCGTTCAGGGATGTGGCCGGCATTCTGGACCTTAGGAAAACATGGAGAGTGGCCCGAAAACGGTGAAATTGATATTATGGAATATTATCGCGGGACCATTCTTGCCAATGCGGTATGGGGTTCAATGGAAAAATGGAAGGGAATTTGGAATACTAAAAAAAAGCCGGTTGCTGAATTTAACGATCCTGGCTGGTCAGATAAATACCATATATGGCGAATGGATTGGGATGAAAAATCAATCAAATTATATGTTGATGATTCTTTGATGAACTCCATAGATCTTGAAAAAACCTATAATGCAAAAGGCCCAAAAACAAATCCGTTTCGTCAGCCGCATTATATTTTACTTACCCTGGCAATTGGCGGAGACAACGGCGGCGATCCATCCCAGACCACTTTTCCTGCAAAATTTGAAGTAGATTATGTCAGGGTTTATCAGAAGTAA
- a CDS encoding DUF4230 domain-containing protein has protein sequence MRLLSWLIRLIVLVLLLVGMQTLWSNFRRGEWFPDFFGGEDKTETMHTLVLQEITSMGKLELVKYNFKDVVEQEIVKMWLPNAKAVLIVQGEAIGCVDLAKINIADITSEQETLVVHMPEPEMCVFRIDHEKSKVYNTEYAFTEEAKLVDEAYKQAEKQIQKSALDMGILKQTEENATKILTPMLEKASGKKVLLVFPMTAKIDKLR, from the coding sequence ATGCGATTGCTTTCCTGGCTGATACGTTTAATCGTGTTAGTACTTTTATTGGTTGGAATGCAAACTCTTTGGAGTAATTTCCGGAGAGGGGAGTGGTTTCCAGATTTTTTTGGCGGGGAGGATAAAACCGAAACCATGCATACCCTGGTTCTTCAGGAAATTACCTCTATGGGAAAACTTGAACTGGTCAAATATAATTTCAAAGATGTAGTGGAGCAGGAAATAGTTAAAATGTGGCTGCCTAATGCAAAAGCAGTTTTAATTGTACAAGGCGAAGCAATCGGCTGTGTAGATCTCGCAAAAATCAATATTGCAGACATTACTTCTGAACAGGAAACACTGGTAGTTCACATGCCTGAACCAGAAATGTGTGTTTTTAGAATTGATCACGAAAAATCCAAAGTTTACAATACGGAATATGCCTTCACAGAAGAAGCAAAACTGGTAGACGAGGCATATAAACAGGCAGAAAAACAAATTCAGAAATCTGCTTTGGATATGGGGATTTTGAAACAAACGGAAGAAAACGCAACCAAAATATTAACACCCATGCTGGAAAAGGCTTCGGGTAAAAAAGTCTTGCTGGTATTTCCAATGACTGCCAAAATTGATAAATTACGTTGA
- a CDS encoding glutamine synthetase family protein, protein MLTLEGFEQLVKDGLLETVVVAFTDHYGRLMGKRVDAEYFLDSVVKSGTHGCNYLLTTDMEMDPVPGYNYANWELGYGDFHMVPDMSTLRLADWLEKTAMIICDLHNEKTHQAESIAPRSILQKQLEILGEDNLKCFAASELEYYLLENTYRQAFEQNYQNLKPAGYYLEDYHILQGTRNEKFTSVVRRHLKKSGIPVETSKGEWGVGQHELNVRYSEVLPMADNHVVYKQCMKEVADAMGLSVTFMAKFATDQAGSSSHIHMSLWKDGKNAFVGDQEFGPVKGSDLFRWFLGGWIKHVPDVMPFYAPTINSYKRFVDGSWAPTRLAWSYDNRTAGFRVVGSGSSLRIECRIPGADCNPYLAFAASLASGLDGIKNKIEPPEIFVGDIYAAAHLPRVPYTLAEATALFENSEFAKNTFGKEVVEHYSHFFKNEQRAYDKSVTDWERKRYFEQI, encoded by the coding sequence ATGCTGACATTAGAAGGATTTGAACAATTGGTAAAAGATGGTTTGCTGGAAACAGTAGTGGTTGCTTTTACAGATCATTATGGCCGGTTAATGGGTAAGCGGGTTGATGCCGAGTATTTTCTTGATAGTGTTGTAAAATCGGGGACGCATGGTTGTAATTATCTGCTGACTACCGATATGGAAATGGATCCTGTACCTGGTTACAATTACGCTAACTGGGAACTGGGTTACGGCGATTTTCACATGGTACCTGATATGTCGACGCTTCGGTTAGCAGACTGGCTCGAAAAAACTGCTATGATCATTTGTGATCTTCATAATGAAAAAACGCACCAGGCCGAATCTATTGCACCACGTTCAATTCTTCAAAAGCAGCTTGAAATATTGGGAGAAGATAACCTGAAATGTTTTGCTGCATCGGAACTAGAATATTATTTACTCGAAAATACTTACAGACAAGCTTTTGAGCAAAATTATCAGAATCTGAAACCGGCCGGTTATTATCTGGAAGATTACCACATTTTGCAGGGAACACGCAATGAAAAATTTACGTCGGTCGTACGCAGGCATTTGAAAAAATCCGGTATTCCTGTTGAAACTTCAAAAGGGGAATGGGGAGTCGGGCAGCATGAACTGAATGTGCGGTATTCCGAAGTGCTTCCTATGGCCGACAATCACGTTGTTTACAAACAATGCATGAAAGAAGTTGCTGATGCAATGGGTTTGTCAGTGACCTTTATGGCTAAATTTGCGACGGATCAGGCGGGATCAAGCAGCCATATTCACATGAGTTTATGGAAAGATGGTAAAAATGCTTTTGTAGGTGATCAGGAATTTGGCCCGGTGAAAGGCTCGGACCTTTTCCGTTGGTTTCTGGGCGGATGGATCAAACACGTTCCGGATGTAATGCCATTTTATGCGCCAACAATTAATTCGTACAAACGTTTTGTAGACGGATCCTGGGCTCCAACGCGGTTGGCATGGAGCTATGACAACCGTACGGCGGGTTTTCGGGTAGTTGGAAGTGGTTCTAGTCTGCGTATTGAGTGCAGGATTCCGGGTGCTGATTGTAATCCATATCTGGCTTTTGCTGCCTCTCTTGCATCGGGGCTGGACGGTATTAAAAATAAAATTGAGCCCCCTGAAATATTTGTGGGTGATATTTATGCAGCAGCGCATTTGCCGAGAGTACCTTATACACTGGCTGAAGCAACGGCACTATTTGAAAATAGTGAATTTGCAAAAAATACATTTGGAAAAGAAGTGGTTGAACATTACAGCCATTTTTTTAAAAATGAACAACGGGCCTATGATAAATCGGTAACGGATTGGGAGCGGAAAAGATACTTCGAACAGATATGA
- a CDS encoding glucose 1-dehydrogenase — protein sequence MRLENKVALITGGSGGIGRETALLFAKEGAKVVVTDVNNEAGQAVADEIIANGGEAFFIHSDVSKAADCEAAVVFAEEKFGKLNIIFNNAGIMHSDDDNAMTTEESIWDLTMNINAKGVFLGCKYGIPALQRAGGGSIINTASFVAILGAATPQIAYTASKGAVLALTRELAIIHARENIRVNALCPGPLRTELLMKFLNTEEKKQRRLVHIPMGRFGEAKEMAFAALFLASDESSFVTGTDFLVDGGITSAYVTPI from the coding sequence ATGCGTTTAGAAAATAAAGTTGCTCTTATTACTGGCGGAAGCGGTGGAATTGGCCGCGAAACGGCTTTGTTATTTGCAAAGGAAGGTGCCAAAGTCGTTGTAACAGATGTAAACAACGAGGCCGGACAGGCAGTTGCTGACGAAATTATCGCTAATGGCGGTGAAGCTTTTTTTATTCATTCGGATGTATCGAAGGCGGCTGATTGTGAAGCAGCAGTTGTTTTTGCAGAAGAGAAATTTGGAAAGCTGAATATCATTTTCAACAATGCCGGTATTATGCATAGCGATGATGATAACGCCATGACCACTGAAGAATCTATCTGGGATTTGACAATGAATATCAATGCAAAAGGGGTTTTTCTGGGTTGCAAATATGGAATTCCAGCTTTGCAGCGTGCTGGCGGCGGTTCAATTATTAACACCGCATCTTTTGTAGCAATACTTGGTGCAGCAACTCCGCAAATTGCCTATACAGCAAGTAAAGGTGCAGTTTTGGCGCTAACGCGTGAATTGGCAATTATTCATGCACGTGAAAACATACGCGTAAATGCATTATGCCCGGGGCCATTGCGTACCGAACTTCTTATGAAATTTTTAAATACAGAAGAGAAAAAACAGCGCCGTTTGGTTCATATTCCGATGGGCCGTTTCGGAGAAGCGAAAGAAATGGCTTTTGCAGCACTTTTCCTGGCATCCGATGAATCTTCATTTGTAACAGGAACAGATTTTCTGGTAGATGGAGGAATCACTTCCGCATACGTAACTCCGATTTGA
- a CDS encoding aldehyde dehydrogenase family protein, whose protein sequence is MTQKTISPIDGSVYVERTLADADEVEAALLKAVSAQKEWRKTTLSEREVICRKAVEYFLNNADEIGLELTWQMGRPIRYTANEIRKGFNERANYMISVAGKALADVEVEEIAGFKRFIRRDPLGVVFVVAPWNYPYLTSVNSVIPAIMAGNAVILKHAQQTPLCAERYAAAFEYAGLPIGVFQYLHLSHEQVATIIGDERVDYVAFTGSVEGGHAVQDAINKRFIIGGLELGGKDPAYVRADADLPDAIENLVDGSFFNSGQSCCGIERIYVHEDVYDKFISGFVAMTKTYTLGDPLSSETTLGPMVRTSAATFTQKQIDEAVSQGAKALIDPDLFPANKPGSPYLAPQVLVNVNHSMDVMKEETFGPIVGIMSVKSDEEAIQLMNDSQYGLTASIWTTDIDVALEIGDKVETGTWFMNRCDYLDPALAWTGVKNSGRGCTLSTVGYEALTRPKSFHLKIGNSY, encoded by the coding sequence ATGACTCAAAAAACAATAAGTCCGATAGATGGCTCGGTGTATGTGGAGCGTACATTAGCTGACGCAGATGAGGTAGAAGCAGCATTACTTAAAGCTGTTTCTGCACAAAAAGAATGGCGTAAAACAACATTAAGTGAGCGTGAAGTAATTTGCCGGAAAGCGGTAGAATATTTCCTGAATAATGCAGACGAAATAGGACTGGAATTGACCTGGCAAATGGGCAGGCCAATCCGCTATACAGCCAACGAAATTCGTAAAGGGTTTAATGAGCGCGCAAATTATATGATTTCTGTTGCTGGAAAAGCTCTCGCAGATGTGGAAGTGGAAGAAATTGCTGGTTTCAAAAGATTTATTCGCCGCGATCCGTTGGGTGTTGTGTTTGTGGTAGCTCCCTGGAACTATCCATATTTGACTTCCGTGAATTCGGTCATTCCGGCAATTATGGCTGGAAATGCTGTAATCCTGAAGCATGCACAGCAAACACCGCTTTGTGCAGAACGTTATGCTGCAGCTTTTGAATATGCAGGTTTACCCATAGGCGTTTTTCAGTATTTGCATCTGAGTCACGAACAGGTTGCTACCATAATTGGTGACGAACGTGTTGATTATGTTGCGTTTACCGGTTCAGTAGAAGGCGGCCATGCTGTTCAGGATGCTATCAATAAAAGGTTTATCATCGGTGGTTTGGAATTAGGTGGAAAAGATCCTGCTTATGTTCGCGCAGATGCAGATCTTCCTGATGCCATCGAGAATCTTGTAGATGGGTCCTTCTTTAATTCGGGACAATCCTGTTGTGGAATTGAACGCATTTATGTGCACGAAGATGTATATGATAAGTTTATTAGCGGTTTTGTTGCCATGACAAAAACGTACACATTGGGAGATCCGCTGAGCAGTGAAACAACTTTGGGGCCAATGGTTAGAACTTCTGCGGCTACTTTTACCCAGAAACAAATAGACGAAGCGGTATCACAAGGTGCAAAAGCATTGATAGATCCGGATCTGTTTCCGGCTAATAAACCCGGCTCTCCTTATTTGGCCCCACAGGTTTTAGTCAATGTAAATCACTCTATGGACGTTATGAAAGAAGAAACTTTCGGGCCGATTGTGGGAATTATGTCAGTAAAAAGTGATGAAGAAGCAATTCAGCTAATGAATGACAGTCAGTATGGTTTGACTGCGTCTATCTGGACAACTGATATAGATGTCGCACTGGAAATAGGAGATAAGGTTGAGACAGGAACCTGGTTTATGAACCGTTGCGATTATCTTGACCCGGCGTTAGCATGGACTGGTGTGAAAAATTCGGGACGGGGCTGTACCCTTTCAACAGTTGGTTATGAAGCTTTAACCAGGCCAAAATCTTTTCATTTAAAAATAGGTAACAGCTATTGA